The Pirellulimonas nuda genome includes a region encoding these proteins:
- a CDS encoding FGGY family carbohydrate kinase, with translation MKCILAIDQSTSATKALLFGMDGAVIDSESLPHAQHYPRPGWVEHDCEEIWQNVLLVVRRLCDRDTEHLQGLQCVSITNQRETVVVFDRATGEPLTPAIVWQCRRSDAICQELRDAGHEASVQDRTGLKLDAYFSASKLAWLVRERPGIANKLRSREALVGTIDTYLIYRLTAGRIFATDHTNASRTLLFNIKTLAWDPELCGLFGVPPCALAGVRESCEHFGASDFAGALQSPAPICGVMGDSQASLFSQRCFSPGDAKATFGTGTSVLLNIGPEPRLPDNGAVAALAWVLDGKPTYAWEGLISNSAATLSWLKDQLGLIASAGESEQIASSVADCGGVYLVPAFAGLSAPYWRPDARGAIVGMTAYTNRAHVVRAALESIAYQVNDVLGMMQSSGVAPRSLNVDGGPTRNGLLMQMVADITRLEVHVSGTPQSSALGAAMAGMVGLGLSGADPAASLNALRSMPRPTRQFSPTRDAREVAELTEGWSRAVARVL, from the coding sequence ATGAAGTGTATCCTGGCCATCGACCAGAGCACGTCGGCGACCAAAGCGCTGCTGTTTGGCATGGACGGCGCGGTGATCGATTCGGAATCGCTCCCACACGCCCAGCACTACCCACGCCCGGGTTGGGTGGAGCACGACTGTGAAGAGATCTGGCAGAACGTCCTGCTGGTCGTACGACGCTTGTGCGACCGCGACACGGAGCACTTGCAAGGGCTGCAGTGCGTTAGCATCACGAACCAGCGCGAGACGGTCGTCGTCTTCGATCGGGCGACCGGTGAACCGCTAACGCCAGCCATCGTGTGGCAGTGCCGCCGCAGCGACGCGATCTGTCAAGAGCTTAGGGACGCCGGGCATGAGGCCTCTGTTCAAGATCGGACGGGCCTCAAGCTTGACGCGTATTTTTCTGCTTCGAAGCTTGCGTGGCTCGTCCGCGAGCGTCCCGGCATCGCCAACAAGCTTCGCAGCCGCGAGGCGCTAGTCGGGACGATCGATACGTACCTGATCTACCGCCTTACCGCCGGGCGGATATTTGCGACCGACCACACGAACGCTAGCCGCACCCTTCTGTTCAACATCAAGACGCTGGCATGGGATCCCGAACTTTGCGGGTTGTTCGGCGTTCCACCCTGCGCCCTGGCTGGCGTTCGCGAAAGTTGCGAACACTTTGGCGCCAGTGACTTCGCGGGCGCCTTGCAGTCGCCGGCGCCGATCTGTGGGGTGATGGGAGACTCGCAGGCGTCGCTTTTCTCACAACGCTGCTTTTCGCCGGGGGACGCCAAAGCCACGTTTGGCACCGGCACATCGGTGCTGTTGAACATCGGCCCAGAGCCGCGGCTCCCGGACAACGGCGCCGTCGCTGCGCTGGCCTGGGTGCTCGATGGCAAGCCGACCTACGCTTGGGAAGGGCTCATCAGCAACTCGGCGGCGACGCTGTCCTGGCTCAAGGACCAGTTGGGCTTAATCGCTAGCGCGGGAGAGTCCGAGCAGATTGCGTCTAGCGTAGCGGACTGCGGCGGAGTCTACCTGGTTCCGGCGTTCGCCGGTCTGAGCGCCCCCTATTGGCGCCCCGACGCAAGGGGGGCGATCGTTGGCATGACGGCCTACACCAATCGGGCGCACGTCGTCCGTGCTGCGCTTGAGTCCATCGCCTACCAAGTAAACGACGTGCTCGGGATGATGCAGTCCAGCGGGGTCGCGCCCCGTTCGCTCAATGTCGATGGCGGCCCGACCCGCAATGGGCTGTTGATGCAGATGGTGGCCGACATCACCCGGCTGGAAGTCCATGTCTCGGGAACGCCGCAGTCCTCTGCGCTCGGCGCCGCCATGGCCGGGATGGTCGGTCTAGGCCTGTCCGGGGCTGACCCCGCGGCTTCACTAAACGCCCTGCGTAGCATGCCCCGTCCAACGCGTCAGTTCTCTCCGACCCGTGACGCGCGTGAAGTCGCGGAGTTGACCGAAGGTTGGAGCCGCGCTGTCGCTCGGGTGTTGTAA
- a CDS encoding transketolase family protein produces the protein MSAPAPSVYSTEAQAYAVRLGLTMARANLDVFADTLLALARGDRNVVAVTSDSRGSGKLQPFGEALPEQLFEVGIAEQNLVGIAAGLASVGKRAFAVSPACFLTARALEQIKNDVCYSNVPATLVGISAGVSYGALGSTHHSLHDFAALRAIHNITILAPADNYETSEAVKWAAEHDRPVYLRFGKAKMYGLPRSTGGFCPGQAATLREGDEVALIGTGETVVHCLLAAAKLEAESGLSCRVLSMHTVKPLDVEAVLDATRSCRAIVTAEEHSVHGGLGEAVAGVLAQAGGAPLLKIMGLPDEDTVTGSQADIFRHYGISMEGICAAAVGACEGAEAVR, from the coding sequence ATGAGCGCCCCCGCCCCCAGCGTCTACTCAACCGAAGCCCAGGCCTATGCGGTGCGACTCGGCCTAACCATGGCGCGGGCGAACCTGGATGTATTCGCCGACACGCTCCTGGCCCTGGCCCGTGGCGACCGCAACGTTGTGGCTGTCACCAGCGATTCGCGCGGCAGCGGCAAGCTGCAGCCGTTTGGCGAGGCGCTGCCGGAGCAGCTCTTCGAGGTCGGCATCGCCGAGCAGAACCTGGTCGGAATCGCGGCCGGGTTGGCGTCGGTCGGGAAACGCGCCTTCGCCGTGTCGCCCGCCTGCTTTCTCACGGCTCGGGCGCTCGAGCAGATCAAGAACGACGTCTGCTACTCAAATGTCCCCGCAACGCTTGTCGGCATCAGCGCCGGGGTCAGCTACGGCGCCTTGGGAAGCACCCACCATTCCCTACACGACTTCGCCGCGCTGCGGGCGATCCACAACATTACAATCCTGGCGCCGGCAGACAACTACGAGACCTCCGAGGCCGTGAAATGGGCCGCCGAGCACGATAGGCCGGTCTACCTTCGATTCGGCAAGGCAAAGATGTACGGCCTCCCGCGGTCCACCGGCGGTTTCTGCCCGGGCCAAGCCGCGACGTTGCGAGAGGGGGATGAGGTCGCCCTGATCGGCACGGGCGAAACGGTTGTGCACTGTCTGCTGGCCGCCGCAAAGCTAGAAGCAGAGTCAGGGCTTAGCTGCCGCGTGCTCAGCATGCACACCGTCAAGCCGCTCGACGTCGAGGCTGTGCTCGACGCGACCCGCTCCTGCCGCGCAATCGTTACCGCAGAAGAACACTCGGTTCACGGCGGGCTTGGGGAAGCGGTCGCCGGCGTGCTGGCGCAGGCGGGCGGCGCGCCGCTGTTGAAGATCATGGGTCTGCCGGACGAGGACACGGTCACAGGCAGTCAGGCCGACATCTTCCGTCACTACGGGATCTCGATGGAAGGGATCTGTGCCGCGGCAGTAGGCGCATGTGAAGGCGCGGAGGCCGTACGATGA